The following coding sequences lie in one Arachis hypogaea cultivar Tifrunner chromosome 9, arahy.Tifrunner.gnm2.J5K5, whole genome shotgun sequence genomic window:
- the LOC140175169 gene encoding uncharacterized protein: MENLSLLEIIGKIIVIGKVGKDFSTCIDSVFLVDGLKHNLLSISQLCDLGYAVTFRKSDCRVINEKTRAVLFVAKRSDNVYGITLDYLKVQNVTCFSSMESEKWMWHKRLGHASMFQISKLVKRGLVRSLPNIKFDKDIICDTCQTGKQIKTSFKPKEDVSTKKPLELLHFDLFGPK; this comes from the coding sequence ATGGAGAACTTGTCACTTTTGGAGATAATAGGTAAAATAATTGTCATTGGTAAGGTTGGCAAAGATTTTTCAACTTGCATTGATAGTGTCTTTTTAGTTGATGGGTTAAAGCATAATCTATTGAGCATAAGTCAACTGTGTGATCTTGGATATGCTGTAACCTTTAGGAAATCTGATTGTAGAGTCATAAATGAGAAAACAAGGGCTGTTTTATTTGTTGCTAAAAGAAGTGACAATGTTTATGGTATCACTCTAGATTATCTAAAAGTTCAAAATGTAACTTGTTTCTCTTCAATGGAATCTGAAAAATGGATGTGGCATAAGAGGttaggacatgctagcatgttccAAATCTCTAAGCTTGTAAAGAGAGGCTTAGTTAGAAGTCTTcctaatataaaatttgataaggACATCATTTGTGATACTTGTCAAACGGGTAAACAAATTAAAACCTCTTTCAAACCCAAGGAAGATGTCTCTACTAAGAAACCATTGGagttgttgcattttgatttgtttGGACCCAAGTAG